In a genomic window of Alphaproteobacteria bacterium:
- a CDS encoding TolC family protein — MASNPDNQISHAEIFMNLRAVVCLPAIAIIFASPAQAKEDQKKITLGDYVQHVAEHSPEAANIMADTLRSEADVVESIQWNNPEIQIDSTVAKDNAGRDLEIEVEQPLRGSDFGARLGFAQAVQTLKEPEQKARLLDLSHQATRAYMDLWLAQEKVNLLSRIVKDAKRQSKTVIDAAAQGLTDKAESSIFTTEAEELTLQRSALAAEYKRFLIAFVRLSGLSSGNYVLAKPEQKILPKSAGELLSLSENESSVKAILSGRQNVASQRMAVAKADAALPEVTPRAVLNRNFSEDSTAMSFGVRFALPVWSQNQPEILRAKADYQSTSAALQALSENDFPSVLALAWETAKENQKIADKYEKVVVPSWRNVQKLTENKLGQGQASVFDLWKIRARVLESEMQALESRRSAVESVLSLENLSGTAFSDSIVKGDK; from the coding sequence ATGGCAAGCAATCCCGATAATCAAATTTCTCATGCGGAGATTTTTATGAACTTGAGAGCAGTAGTATGCCTTCCGGCTATCGCGATTATATTTGCCAGCCCAGCGCAGGCTAAGGAAGACCAAAAAAAGATTACTTTGGGTGATTATGTTCAGCATGTTGCAGAACATAGCCCGGAAGCCGCCAATATCATGGCCGACACATTGCGTTCTGAGGCGGACGTTGTTGAATCCATTCAATGGAATAATCCTGAAATTCAGATTGATTCCACGGTTGCCAAAGATAATGCTGGCCGCGATCTTGAAATAGAAGTGGAACAACCTTTGCGCGGTTCTGATTTCGGCGCACGGCTTGGGTTTGCACAAGCTGTGCAAACACTGAAAGAGCCTGAACAAAAGGCCCGTTTGCTTGATTTGTCTCATCAGGCAACGCGTGCATACATGGATTTATGGCTGGCACAGGAAAAAGTTAATCTTTTGAGCCGCATCGTGAAAGATGCAAAAAGGCAATCCAAGACCGTCATAGATGCCGCCGCGCAGGGCTTAACCGACAAGGCGGAAAGCTCAATTTTCACAACAGAAGCCGAAGAACTTACTTTGCAGCGTTCAGCCCTTGCGGCAGAGTATAAGAGATTTCTTATCGCTTTTGTCAGATTATCCGGCCTGTCTTCTGGGAACTATGTTCTTGCAAAGCCAGAGCAGAAAATCTTGCCAAAAAGTGCAGGTGAACTTCTGTCATTGTCGGAAAATGAATCTTCCGTAAAAGCCATCCTTTCAGGCCGACAAAATGTTGCAAGCCAACGTATGGCGGTTGCCAAGGCTGATGCAGCCCTGCCGGAAGTGACGCCGCGTGCTGTCTTGAACCGGAATTTCTCGGAAGACAGCACAGCGATGTCTTTTGGGGTGCGTTTCGCGCTTCCTGTCTGGTCGCAAAATCAGCCTGAAATCTTAAGAGCCAAAGCAGATTACCAATCCACCTCTGCGGCACTGCAAGCCTTATCGGAAAATGATTTTCCTTCTGTTCTGGCTCTTGCATGGGAAACGGCAAAGGAAAATCAGAAAATTGCTGATAAATATGAAAAAGTAGTCGTGCCATCATGGCGCAATGTTCAGAAATTAACAGAGAACAAGTTAGGGCAGGGCCAAGCTAGCGTTTTTGATCTGTGGAAAATACGTGCCCGTGTTCTTGAATCAGAAATGCAAGCTCTTGAATCCAGACGCAGTGCCGTTGAATCCGTTCTTAGTCTTGAAAATTTAAGCGGCACGGCATTTTCAGACTCAATCGTTAAAGGAGATAAATAA